In Oreochromis aureus strain Israel breed Guangdong linkage group 15, ZZ_aureus, whole genome shotgun sequence, a single genomic region encodes these proteins:
- the tomm70a gene encoding mitochondrial import receptor subunit TOM70 — protein sequence MAASKPVEPQSGTGLPRWQLALLVGAPIVLGVGAVYLWNRSRTKEKKGTGERKTPEGSASPVQGQDGESRSGREQENMSPLDRAQASKNKGNKYFKAGKYENAIMCYTEAIALCPTEQKSDLSTFYQNRAAAYEQQMKWTEVVQDCSKAVELNPRYVKALFRRAKALEKLENRKECLEDVTAVCILEAFQNQQSMLLADKVLKQLGKEKAKEKYKNREPMMPSPQFIKSYFSSFTDDIISQPLQKGEKKDEDKDKEGEAAEVSESSGYLKAKQYMEEENYDKIISECTKEIESGGRYTAEALLLRATFYLLIGNSTAAQPDLDRVINMQDANVKLRANALIKRGSMYMQQQQPVLSTQDFNMAAEIDTRNPDVYHHRGQLKILLDQVDEAVVDFDQCILLRPDSALAQAQKCFALYRQAYTGSNISQIQTAMDGFEDVIRRFPKCAEGYALYAQALTDQQQFGKADEMYDKCIELEPDNATTYVHKGLLQLQWKQDLDLGLDLISKAIEIDNKCDFAYETMGTIEVQRGNLDKAIEMFNKAINLAKSEMEMAHLYSLCDAAYAQTEVARKYGLKPPTL from the exons ATGGCTGCTTCAAAGCCAGTCGAGCCGCAGTCTGGGACTGGACTACCCCGGTGGCAACTGGCTCTGTTAGTGGGGGCTCCCATAGTGCTCGGAGTCGGGGCGGTTTACCTATGGAACCGCAGCAGGACGAAGGAAAAGAAGGGGACCGGGGAGCGGAAAACACCTGAAGGCAGCGCCAGCCCCGTGCAGGGCCAGGACGGCGAATCTCGATCCGGCCGAGAGCAGGAGAACATG agtCCTTTGGATCGAGCCCAAGCATCTAAGAACAAAGGCAACAAGTACTTCAAAGCTGGAAAGTATGAAAATGCCATAATGTGCTACACAGAGGCCATTGCTCTGTGCCCCACAGAGCAGAAGTCGGATTTGTCAACGTTTTACCAGAACAGAGCTGCAGCCTACGAACAGCAG ATGAAGTGGACAGAGGTGGTACAGGATTGCAGTAAGGCTGTCGAGCTGAATCCACGCTATGTGAAGGCTCTGTTCAGGAGGGCTAAAGCTCTGGAAAAACTAGAAAACAGGAAGGAGTGTCTAGAGG ATGTCACAGCGGTGTGTATTCTCGAGGCCTTCCAGAACCAACAGAGCATGCTGCTAGCAGACAAGGTGCTAAAGCAGCTTGGGAAGGAGAAGGCCAAAGAGAAGTACAAG AACCGTGAGCCAATGATGCCGTCGCCTCAGTTCATCAAGTCGTACTTTAGCTCTTTCACAGATGACATAATCTCCCAGCCCCTTCAGAAGGGGGAGAAGAAAGATGAAGACAAGGATAAGGAGGGCGAGGCAGCAGAGGTCTCAGAGAG CTCTGGGTACCTGAAGGCAAAACAGTACATGGAAGAGGAAAATTATGACAAAATCATCAGCGAATGCACCAAGGAGATCGAGTCAGGAGGGAGATACACTGCTGAGGCGCTGCTGCTGCGCGCCACCTTCTACCTTCTGATTGGAAACTCTACTGCTGCTCAGCCTGACTTGGATCGGGTCATCAACATGCAGGACGCCAACGTGAAG CTGAGGGCCAATGCGTTGATCAAGCGTGGAAGCATGtacatgcagcagcagcagccagtgcTCTCTACACAGGATTTCAACATGGCCGCAGAGATCGACACGCGGAACCCTGATGTGTATCATCACAGGGGCCAG CTGAAGATCCTGCTGGACCAGGTGGATGAGGCAGTGGTAGACTTTGATCAGTGCATCCTGCTTAGGCCTGACTCTGCTCTGGCGCAGGCACAGAAGTGCTTTGCCCTT TACAGACAAGCATATACTGGAAGCAATATTTCACAAATACAGACAGCCATGGATGGCTTTGAAGATGTTATCCGGAGGTTTCCAAAATGTGCAGAGGGCTACGCTCTTTACGCTCAG GCTTTGACTGATCAGCAGCAATTTGGAAAAGCCGATGAGATGTACGACAAGTGTATTGAACTGGAACCAGACAATGCTACAACATATGTCCACAAGGG TTTGTTGCAGCTTCAGTGGAAACAGGATCTCGACTTGGGTCTCGACCTCATCAGTAAGGCAATTGAGATCGACAACAAATGTGACTTTGCCTATGAAACCATGGGAACCATTGAAGTTCAAAG GGGCAATCTTGACAAGGCGATAGAGATGTTCAACAAAGCAATTAACCTAGCGAAGTCAGAGATGGAGATGGCCCACTTATACTCATTATGTGATGCCGCCTACGCCCAGACAGAAGTGGCGAGGAAGTACGGGCTGAAACCTCCGACGCTGTAA
- the tbc1d23 gene encoding TBC1 domain family member 23 isoform X1 has product MADAVEEALQGSWDQDLVDALDSGGSDMEMERGTIQVQEQSAEHRAKMWKIALNVSGKGDSLASWDGVLDLPEQKLIHNRSQQLIDQLAVSEEERSEMVSDVESVITFYCKSRNITFTPEFSWPHLLKPLLGLHLPRSDLYNCFYAIMNKYIPRDCVPKGRPFHLYRLLLQYHEPELCSFLDTKKITPDSYAINWLGSLFSSHCLPEVTQTLWDSYLQQADPFLIFFLMLIILVNAKENVLTQEGESKEDIIKILEASPSLLESEDIEDLFSLALYYQSKTPLSLRKMNQNLFGSSLVALKEEDTDLSQALCLPVSVPEILQANQLQQDGVRFFVVDCRPAEQYNAGHLSTAFHLDSDLMLQNPSEFALSVKSLLETQRQSLESGSIASGEHLCFMGSGREEEDMYMNMVLAHFLQKNKEYVSIAKGGFMALQQHLVDMNVEGLDSSYVHWIVSTSGSHSSLSSADGESLSGPGDSKGVKSLVNKMTFALKSKSVNVKEKMISFIENTSAPVDRISFNLPWPEKVIPDRHVSSSDRVGRPYRGVKPVFSIADEEEYDTDEIDSSSISDDDRKEIVNIQTWINKPDVKHHIPCNEVKETGHMFPSHLLITATHMYCLREIATRKGFAYIQSRQALNSVVKITSKKKHPELITFKFGTNNSAGVEISAVERYLIPNAGDATKVIKQQIMKVLDALESS; this is encoded by the exons ATGGCGGATGCCGTGGAGGAAGCTCTTCAGGGCAGCTG GGACCAGGACCTCGTTGACGCTCTTGACTCTGGTGGCTCAGACATGGAGATGGAGAGGGGCACCATCCAGGTCCAGGAGCAGTCAGCTGAACACAGGGCAAAGATGTGGAAG attGCTCTCAACGTCTCTGGAAAAGGCGACAGTCTGGCTTCGTGGGACGGTGTCCTCGATTTACCAGAACAGAAGCTCATTCATAACCGGAGTCAGCAGCTGATCG ACCAGCTGGCAGTgtcagaggaagagaggagTGAAATGGTGTCCGACGTTGAGTCAGTCATCACTTTCTACTGCAAGTCGCGTAACATCACTTTCACCCCCGAGTTCAGCTGGCCGCACCTGCTCAAACCGCTGCTGGGGCTTCATCTACCCCGGAGCGACCTCTACAACTGCTTCTATGCTATCATGAACAAATACATCCCTCG GGACTGTGTGCCAAAAGGCCGACCCTTCCACCTGTACAGACTACTGCTGCAGTATCACGAGCCAGAGCTGTGCTCGTTCTTGGACACCAAAAAGATCACACCAGACTCCTATGCCATCAACTGG CTGGGTAGTCTGTTTTCAAGCCACTGCCTTCCTGAAGTTACCCAGACATTGTGGGACTCGTATCTCCAGCAGGCGGACCCTTTTCTCATCTTCTTCCTCATGCTTATCATCCTCGTCAATGCCAA AGAGAACGTACTTACACAAGAAGGAGAAAGCAAAGAGGACATTATCA AAATACTGGAAGCatctccttctctcctggagTCCGAGGACATTGAAGACTTGTTTTCACTGGCCCTGTATTACCAGAGCAAAACCCCTCTGTCGCTCAGAAAG ATGAATCAGAATCTGTTTGGTAGCAGTTTGGTGGCTCTTAAAGAGGAGGACACTGACCTCAGTCAGGCGTTGTGCCTCCCTGTGTCTGTCCCTGAAATTCTGCAGGCAAACCAGCTGCAGCAG gatgGGGTACGTTTCTTTGTGGTGGATTGCCGGCCTGCAGAGCAGTACAATGCTGGGCATCTGTCCACAGCCTTCCACCTGGACTCAGACCTG ATGCTCCAGAACCCATCTGAGTTTGCGCTCTCTGTGAAATCCCTCTTGGAGACACAGAGGCAGTCTTTAGAGTCGGGTTCCATCGCCAGCGGCGAGCACCTGTGCTTCATGGGTAGtgggagagaagaggaagacaTGTACATGAACATGGTGTTGGCACATTTCCTGCAG aaaaacaaagagtaTGTCAGCATCGCAAAAGGAGGTTTTATGG CTCTTCAGCAGCACCTGGTAGACATGAACGTCGAGGGGCTTGACTCCTCCTACGTCCACTGGATCGTCAGCACATCTGGATCTCACAGCAGCCTCAGCTCAGCTGAT GGAGAGTCTCTGAGCGGCCCTGGAGACAGCAAAGGTGTGAAGTCCCTGGTCAACAAAATGACATTTGCTCTCAAGTCCAAGTCGGTCAACGTTAAGGAGAAGATGATCAGCTTCATTGAGAATACCTCTGCCCCTGTCGACAG AATATCTTTCAATCTACCCTGGCCAGAGAAGGTGATTCCAGATCG GCATGTGAGCAGCAGCGACCGCGTCGGCAGACCTTACCGGGGAGTGAAGCCTGTGTTCAGTATTGCTGATGAAGAAGAGTACGATACAG ATGAGATAGACAGTTCCTCCATATCGGATGATGACCGGAAGGAGATTGTCAACATTCAGACCTGGATAAACAAACCAGATGTAAAACATCATATTCCATGTAACGAGGTGAAAGAAACAGGTCACATGTTCCCCAG TCACTTGTTGATCACAGCCACTCACATGTACTGCCTGAGGGAGATCGCCACAAGGAAAGGCTTTGCTTACATCCAGTCCAGACAAGCGCTGAACTCGGTGGTGAAGATCACATCCAAAAAGAAGCACCCAGAGCTAATCACGTTCAAGTTTGGAACCAACAATTCAGCTGGAGTGGAGATTTCAGCAGTTGAGAG ATATTTGATTCCCAATGCGGGCGATGCCACGAAGGTCATCAAGCAGCAGATCATGAAAGTCCTGGATGCCCTGGAGAGCTCATAA
- the tbc1d23 gene encoding TBC1 domain family member 23 isoform X2, whose protein sequence is MADAVEEALQGSWDQDLVDALDSGGSDMEMERGTIQVQEQSAEHRAKMWKIALNVSGKGDSLASWDGVLDLPEQKLIHNRSQQLIDQLAVSEEERSEMVSDVESVITFYCKSRNITFTPEFSWPHLLKPLLGLHLPRSDLYNCFYAIMNKYIPRDCVPKGRPFHLYRLLLQYHEPELCSFLDTKKITPDSYAINWLGSLFSSHCLPEVTQTLWDSYLQQADPFLIFFLMLIILVNAKENVLTQEGESKEDIIKILEASPSLLESEDIEDLFSLALYYQSKTPLSLRKMNQNLFGSSLVALKEEDTDLSQALCLPVSVPEILQANQLQQDGVRFFVVDCRPAEQYNAGHLSTAFHLDSDLMLQNPSEFALSVKSLLETQRQSLESGSIASGEHLCFMGSGREEEDMYMNMVLAHFLQKNKEYVSIAKGGFMALQQHLVDMNVEGLDSSYVHWIVSTSGSHSSLSSADGESLSGPGDSKGVKSLVNKMTFALKSKSVNVKEKMISFIENTSAPVDRHVSSSDRVGRPYRGVKPVFSIADEEEYDTDEIDSSSISDDDRKEIVNIQTWINKPDVKHHIPCNEVKETGHMFPSHLLITATHMYCLREIATRKGFAYIQSRQALNSVVKITSKKKHPELITFKFGTNNSAGVEISAVERYLIPNAGDATKVIKQQIMKVLDALESS, encoded by the exons ATGGCGGATGCCGTGGAGGAAGCTCTTCAGGGCAGCTG GGACCAGGACCTCGTTGACGCTCTTGACTCTGGTGGCTCAGACATGGAGATGGAGAGGGGCACCATCCAGGTCCAGGAGCAGTCAGCTGAACACAGGGCAAAGATGTGGAAG attGCTCTCAACGTCTCTGGAAAAGGCGACAGTCTGGCTTCGTGGGACGGTGTCCTCGATTTACCAGAACAGAAGCTCATTCATAACCGGAGTCAGCAGCTGATCG ACCAGCTGGCAGTgtcagaggaagagaggagTGAAATGGTGTCCGACGTTGAGTCAGTCATCACTTTCTACTGCAAGTCGCGTAACATCACTTTCACCCCCGAGTTCAGCTGGCCGCACCTGCTCAAACCGCTGCTGGGGCTTCATCTACCCCGGAGCGACCTCTACAACTGCTTCTATGCTATCATGAACAAATACATCCCTCG GGACTGTGTGCCAAAAGGCCGACCCTTCCACCTGTACAGACTACTGCTGCAGTATCACGAGCCAGAGCTGTGCTCGTTCTTGGACACCAAAAAGATCACACCAGACTCCTATGCCATCAACTGG CTGGGTAGTCTGTTTTCAAGCCACTGCCTTCCTGAAGTTACCCAGACATTGTGGGACTCGTATCTCCAGCAGGCGGACCCTTTTCTCATCTTCTTCCTCATGCTTATCATCCTCGTCAATGCCAA AGAGAACGTACTTACACAAGAAGGAGAAAGCAAAGAGGACATTATCA AAATACTGGAAGCatctccttctctcctggagTCCGAGGACATTGAAGACTTGTTTTCACTGGCCCTGTATTACCAGAGCAAAACCCCTCTGTCGCTCAGAAAG ATGAATCAGAATCTGTTTGGTAGCAGTTTGGTGGCTCTTAAAGAGGAGGACACTGACCTCAGTCAGGCGTTGTGCCTCCCTGTGTCTGTCCCTGAAATTCTGCAGGCAAACCAGCTGCAGCAG gatgGGGTACGTTTCTTTGTGGTGGATTGCCGGCCTGCAGAGCAGTACAATGCTGGGCATCTGTCCACAGCCTTCCACCTGGACTCAGACCTG ATGCTCCAGAACCCATCTGAGTTTGCGCTCTCTGTGAAATCCCTCTTGGAGACACAGAGGCAGTCTTTAGAGTCGGGTTCCATCGCCAGCGGCGAGCACCTGTGCTTCATGGGTAGtgggagagaagaggaagacaTGTACATGAACATGGTGTTGGCACATTTCCTGCAG aaaaacaaagagtaTGTCAGCATCGCAAAAGGAGGTTTTATGG CTCTTCAGCAGCACCTGGTAGACATGAACGTCGAGGGGCTTGACTCCTCCTACGTCCACTGGATCGTCAGCACATCTGGATCTCACAGCAGCCTCAGCTCAGCTGAT GGAGAGTCTCTGAGCGGCCCTGGAGACAGCAAAGGTGTGAAGTCCCTGGTCAACAAAATGACATTTGCTCTCAAGTCCAAGTCGGTCAACGTTAAGGAGAAGATGATCAGCTTCATTGAGAATACCTCTGCCCCTGTCGACAG GCATGTGAGCAGCAGCGACCGCGTCGGCAGACCTTACCGGGGAGTGAAGCCTGTGTTCAGTATTGCTGATGAAGAAGAGTACGATACAG ATGAGATAGACAGTTCCTCCATATCGGATGATGACCGGAAGGAGATTGTCAACATTCAGACCTGGATAAACAAACCAGATGTAAAACATCATATTCCATGTAACGAGGTGAAAGAAACAGGTCACATGTTCCCCAG TCACTTGTTGATCACAGCCACTCACATGTACTGCCTGAGGGAGATCGCCACAAGGAAAGGCTTTGCTTACATCCAGTCCAGACAAGCGCTGAACTCGGTGGTGAAGATCACATCCAAAAAGAAGCACCCAGAGCTAATCACGTTCAAGTTTGGAACCAACAATTCAGCTGGAGTGGAGATTTCAGCAGTTGAGAG ATATTTGATTCCCAATGCGGGCGATGCCACGAAGGTCATCAAGCAGCAGATCATGAAAGTCCTGGATGCCCTGGAGAGCTCATAA